Proteins from a single region of Belliella baltica DSM 15883:
- a CDS encoding 7-carboxy-7-deazaguanine synthase QueE, with product MEKKKEVEAGTMLPVMEAFYTIQGEGTFSGHPAYFIRLGGCDVGCVWCDVKDSWEAAKWPVLTIEDIVAEARQYPGRKVVITGGEPLMYNLNPLTTLLKKEGFTTHIETSGAHPFSGEFDWVCFSPKKFKAPHPSIYEVANELKVVIFHKSDFDFAEKHASQVNKACKLLLQPEWSKAKIFTNEIITYAKSHPNWNISLQTHKFMDIP from the coding sequence ATGGAAAAGAAAAAAGAAGTAGAAGCAGGGACGATGCTTCCAGTTATGGAAGCTTTTTATACAATTCAGGGAGAAGGTACTTTTTCAGGTCATCCGGCATATTTTATAAGACTAGGTGGATGTGATGTTGGTTGTGTGTGGTGTGATGTTAAAGATTCTTGGGAAGCTGCAAAGTGGCCGGTTTTGACAATCGAAGATATTGTAGCAGAAGCAAGGCAATACCCTGGTCGTAAAGTGGTCATCACAGGAGGAGAGCCATTGATGTACAATTTGAATCCACTGACGACTTTATTGAAAAAGGAGGGGTTTACCACACATATTGAAACATCGGGAGCGCATCCTTTTTCAGGGGAGTTTGATTGGGTCTGTTTTTCTCCAAAAAAATTCAAGGCTCCACATCCTAGTATTTATGAAGTTGCAAATGAATTGAAAGTGGTCATATTCCACAAATCCGATTTTGATTTTGCGGAAAAACATGCCTCTCAAGTAAATAAAGCCTGTAAATTACTGTTGCAGCCAGAGTGGAGTAAAGCGAAAATTTTCACCAATGAGATAATTACTTACGCAAAATCACATCCAAATTGGAATATATCCCTACAAACACATAAATTTATGGATATACCATAA
- a CDS encoding GNAT family N-acetyltransferase, producing the protein MQVVHIIPYTSEYQINFQEINQSWVEKYFSIEPFDLEQLQNPETSILGSGGAILLAKEGDRVVGTVGLKFVDEGLFEMIKMAVVPDCQGRGIGRLLADAIILEAKRLGGKKLQLYSNTKLIPALELYRSLGFSETKPECGKYLRCDIKMELDL; encoded by the coding sequence ATGCAGGTAGTTCACATTATTCCTTACACGTCTGAATATCAAATTAATTTTCAAGAGATCAATCAATCTTGGGTTGAGAAGTATTTTTCTATAGAGCCATTTGATTTGGAACAGTTGCAAAACCCTGAAACCAGCATCTTGGGCTCAGGTGGAGCAATTTTGCTTGCAAAAGAAGGGGATAGGGTAGTTGGGACTGTTGGTTTGAAGTTCGTAGATGAAGGGCTTTTTGAAATGATTAAGATGGCAGTTGTTCCTGACTGTCAGGGAAGAGGGATTGGGAGGTTGCTAGCGGATGCGATCATTTTGGAAGCCAAGAGATTGGGCGGGAAGAAGCTTCAACTTTATAGCAATACCAAACTGATTCCAGCTCTTGAACTTTATCGGAGTTTAGGCTTTTCGGAAACAAAACCTGAGTGTGGCAAATACCTTCGATGTGATATCAAAATGGAACTTGATTTATGA
- a CDS encoding methylated-DNA--[protein]-cysteine S-methyltransferase has protein sequence MREYAVMETPLGNVKAEVFDGYLISLQFTDEPETDTFLDGVLMDVRIQLGLYFQGKQKTFDIPVALGGTDFQRKVWLEINKIPFGNTKTYEQIALNLGNPNAVRAVGSAIGSNPILMMLPCHRVVGKQGQLTGYAGGIWRKSELLELENKDKVGKQSVLGFSN, from the coding sequence ATGAGAGAGTATGCAGTGATGGAGACGCCTTTGGGCAATGTCAAAGCAGAAGTCTTTGACGGTTATTTAATTTCTTTACAATTTACCGATGAGCCTGAAACAGATACTTTCCTTGATGGAGTATTGATGGATGTTAGGATTCAGCTAGGCTTATATTTTCAGGGAAAACAAAAAACATTTGATATCCCTGTAGCGCTTGGAGGTACTGATTTTCAAAGGAAAGTATGGTTAGAAATCAACAAGATTCCTTTTGGTAATACAAAAACCTACGAGCAAATAGCACTGAATCTTGGAAATCCGAATGCTGTGAGAGCAGTAGGCTCAGCGATTGGTTCCAATCCTATCTTGATGATGCTGCCTTGTCATAGGGTAGTGGGCAAGCAAGGACAATTAACTGGTTATGCGGGAGGGATTTGGCGTAAGTCAGAACTCTTGGAACTAGAGAACAAGGACAAAGTGGGAAAGCAGTCAGTTTTGGGTTTTTCCAATTAA
- a CDS encoding XRE family transcriptional regulator, with translation MPSLNSNIKFLRRAKSLTQETLANAIGISRSKLAGYELNITPPLETLLAFSDYFGVSVDLLIRKDLSSLSEYKLRQVLETDQFLKGKNLRILTTTVDVDGKELIEVVSQKAKASYLAGFSDPDFIEELPRFSLPFLPTDKKHRVFQLDGDSMLPIPEGAWIVCEYMDDWTALKDGERYVVVTEQDGVTFKIAYNQIKEKERLLLCSSNPIYKPFYVNISEVRELWKYRLVIY, from the coding sequence ATGCCTTCTTTAAATTCAAACATCAAATTTCTTCGAAGAGCAAAATCGCTCACTCAGGAAACCTTAGCAAATGCCATAGGGATCAGCAGATCCAAGTTGGCAGGTTATGAGTTAAATATCACTCCGCCCTTGGAGACTTTATTGGCATTTTCGGATTATTTTGGAGTGTCGGTGGATTTGTTGATCAGAAAAGATCTGAGTTCGCTTTCTGAGTACAAGTTGCGACAGGTTTTGGAGACAGATCAGTTTCTCAAAGGGAAAAATCTTCGAATTCTCACCACCACAGTGGATGTGGATGGTAAGGAGTTGATAGAAGTAGTTTCTCAAAAAGCAAAAGCCTCTTATTTGGCAGGTTTCTCTGATCCTGATTTTATTGAGGAATTGCCGAGGTTTTCTTTGCCATTTTTGCCTACAGATAAGAAGCATAGAGTTTTTCAGCTCGATGGGGATTCCATGCTACCGATTCCGGAAGGCGCTTGGATAGTGTGTGAATATATGGATGATTGGACTGCGCTGAAGGATGGGGAGAGATATGTAGTCGTCACAGAACAAGATGGGGTGACTTTCAAAATCGCTTACAATCAGATCAAGGAAAAAGAAAGGCTGTTGCTTTGTTCAAGCAATCCGATTTATAAGCCGTTCTATGTGAATATTTCAGAAGTAAGGGAATTGTGGAAGTATAGATTGGTCATTTACTAA
- the dinB gene encoding DNA polymerase IV, translating to MIFTVLLTYIPKKMTPENRKIVHMDLDSFFVSVERLYDSKLNGKPILIGGSGDRGVVASCSYEARKFGVHSAMPMRTARQLCPEAMIIRGDFEKYSQKSHDVTEIIREDVPFFEKSSIDEFYIDYTGMDRFFGCFKMAKELRQRILEETGLPISLGLSENKTVSKVATGEAKPNNAKEIPFGFEKPFLAPLSVRKIPMIGEKTSHTLYNMGVRKVQTLQNMPSELLEATFGKNGRMIWEKANGIDRSLVTPYSEAKSISSENTFEQDTIDVKMLEANMIAMTEQLASKLRQKQQLTACVSVKIRYSDFDTHTIQQRVPYTSTDHTLITVVKGLFKKLYNRRMLIRLIGVRFSSLVHGNYQINLFEDSEEQIRLYQALDRLNIKYGDKTVCRAIGMQVGRRRFNPFNGVGI from the coding sequence ATGATTTTCACGGTGCTCTTAACCTATATCCCAAAGAAAATGACTCCAGAAAATAGAAAAATCGTACACATGGACCTCGACTCTTTCTTTGTATCCGTGGAGCGGCTGTATGACAGCAAACTCAATGGCAAACCGATCCTCATCGGGGGATCAGGAGACCGAGGCGTAGTCGCTTCTTGTAGCTATGAAGCGAGGAAATTCGGCGTACACTCGGCCATGCCCATGCGTACCGCGAGGCAACTCTGTCCAGAAGCCATGATTATTAGAGGAGATTTTGAGAAATACAGTCAAAAATCACATGATGTAACAGAGATCATCCGAGAAGATGTACCCTTTTTCGAAAAATCCTCGATTGATGAATTTTATATAGATTATACAGGTATGGATAGGTTTTTTGGCTGCTTCAAGATGGCTAAGGAGCTTCGTCAGCGGATTCTCGAAGAAACAGGTCTTCCTATTTCTCTAGGGCTATCAGAAAATAAAACCGTCTCTAAAGTAGCCACAGGAGAAGCCAAGCCAAACAATGCCAAAGAAATTCCTTTTGGGTTTGAGAAGCCATTTTTGGCACCGCTGTCTGTGCGAAAAATCCCAATGATCGGAGAGAAAACATCCCATACGCTCTATAACATGGGTGTCAGAAAAGTACAGACCCTACAAAACATGCCTTCCGAACTTCTGGAAGCCACCTTCGGTAAAAACGGACGCATGATCTGGGAAAAAGCCAATGGCATAGACCGTTCTCTAGTGACTCCTTACTCAGAAGCGAAGTCTATTTCTTCCGAAAATACCTTCGAACAAGACACCATTGATGTCAAGATGCTCGAAGCCAACATGATCGCCATGACGGAACAGCTTGCCTCCAAGCTCCGCCAAAAGCAGCAACTCACCGCTTGTGTGAGTGTGAAGATTCGTTATTCGGATTTTGATACGCATACCATACAGCAGCGGGTTCCTTACACCTCCACAGACCATACGCTGATCACTGTAGTAAAAGGTCTTTTCAAAAAACTCTATAACCGCCGCATGCTGATTCGTCTGATTGGCGTGCGATTCAGCAGCTTGGTGCATGGCAACTATCAGATCAATCTATTCGAAGATTCCGAAGAACAAATCAGGCTCTATCAAGCCCTTGATCGACTAAATATCAAATATGGAGACAAAACCGTCTGCCGCGCCATCGGCATGCAGGTTGGCAGACGGAGATTCAATCCTTTTAATGGAGTGGGGATTTGA
- a CDS encoding GntR family transcriptional regulator: MEFSDGKTIFIQIRDRLVDQILTGKLLPGDKIPSVRELAVDLEVNRNTVMRSYALMENEGIVDNKRGIGFFVSDHARERLIQDEKKLFLQEELPKLVHQAKVLKMVPADFKMLLDQLNENQNENK; the protein is encoded by the coding sequence ATGGAGTTTAGCGATGGTAAAACCATATTTATCCAAATTAGAGATCGACTCGTAGATCAGATTCTCACAGGGAAATTACTTCCAGGAGACAAGATCCCTTCTGTCAGAGAATTGGCAGTGGACTTAGAAGTCAATAGAAACACGGTCATGCGAAGCTATGCTTTAATGGAAAATGAAGGAATAGTGGATAACAAGCGAGGAATAGGTTTTTTTGTCTCTGATCATGCAAGAGAGCGCTTGATTCAGGATGAGAAAAAACTCTTTCTTCAAGAAGAGCTTCCCAAGCTGGTGCATCAAGCAAAAGTCTTGAAAATGGTTCCCGCTGACTTTAAAATGCTTTTAGATCAACTTAATGAAAATCAAAATGAAAACAAGTAA
- a CDS encoding ATP-binding cassette domain-containing protein, which translates to MISIKKLSFSYPKKPRLCEEMDLELGEGKIIGLLGMNGAGKSTLMRLMAGLLKPVSGEVKFQEISTFDRAVSFLNQMIFVPEKVSVPEFLKVNEYVSIYKDFYTGFDLERFEKLLSEFQIIGNQRISNLSFGQQKKLQIAIGLSTGAKLLLFDEPTNGLDIPSKSTFRRVLSGSLQEDQTMVISTHQVKDIENLVDQIIVLDEGKVKLHADLEALENQFVFSQGPQAPEQAVFVESHLLGAQYITRQLEGERISGGSPDLELLFNAVIAGKLTGEFLSTQNQVTHE; encoded by the coding sequence ATGATATCAATAAAGAAGTTGAGTTTTTCTTATCCAAAAAAGCCCAGACTATGTGAGGAAATGGATCTGGAATTGGGAGAGGGTAAAATTATAGGACTCTTAGGGATGAATGGGGCAGGGAAATCCACCTTGATGCGCTTGATGGCAGGATTACTCAAGCCAGTTTCAGGTGAAGTAAAGTTTCAAGAGATTTCTACATTTGACAGAGCAGTCTCATTTTTGAATCAAATGATTTTTGTTCCTGAGAAAGTTTCAGTGCCGGAGTTTTTGAAAGTGAATGAATATGTAAGTATCTATAAGGATTTTTATACAGGATTTGATTTAGAGCGATTTGAAAAGTTACTCTCAGAGTTTCAGATTATCGGGAATCAAAGAATTTCCAACCTATCATTTGGTCAGCAAAAAAAGTTACAGATTGCGATTGGATTGAGTACAGGAGCAAAGTTATTGTTGTTTGATGAACCAACCAATGGCTTGGATATTCCTTCAAAAAGTACATTCAGGAGAGTGCTTTCAGGTAGCCTGCAAGAAGATCAGACCATGGTCATTTCCACACATCAGGTCAAGGATATTGAGAACTTGGTAGATCAGATCATTGTCTTGGATGAGGGAAAAGTGAAGCTTCATGCCGATTTGGAAGCCTTGGAAAATCAATTTGTCTTCTCCCAAGGACCACAAGCTCCTGAACAAGCTGTTTTCGTAGAATCACATCTTCTTGGAGCTCAATATATAACAAGACAGCTTGAAGGAGAACGTATTTCTGGTGGTAGCCCTGACTTGGAATTATTATTTAATGCAGTGATCGCAGGCAAATTGACCGGTGAATTTTTATCAACTCAAAATCAAGTAACACATGAATAG
- a CDS encoding CDP-alcohol phosphatidyltransferase family protein: MSKLSSDEKFVDVSDYGRPFARAFVNRVQHTSITPVQVTYLFGISGLIAIYCILNSYYFTAGLFLIIKSILDAADGELARTKNRPSYTGRYLDSIFDIFLNFLFLAAIWYVTDSSIWITLLAFISIQVQGTLYNYYYVILRHNTEGGERTSKIIENERPKAFPRENQSTVDFLYDTYNILYGAFDKLIFKLDKNASDAPAFPKWFMSMISIYGLGFQLLLISVLLSIGLIKFIIPFFIGYNVFLLVFIGIRKSFLNSK, translated from the coding sequence ATGTCCAAATTATCTTCTGATGAAAAGTTTGTCGATGTCTCCGACTATGGAAGACCTTTCGCAAGGGCTTTTGTCAACCGAGTTCAGCATACCAGCATTACCCCTGTTCAAGTTACTTACCTGTTTGGAATTAGTGGATTAATTGCCATTTATTGCATTTTGAATAGTTACTATTTTACAGCTGGGCTATTTTTAATCATCAAATCAATCCTGGATGCTGCTGATGGAGAATTAGCGCGGACAAAAAATCGCCCGTCCTACACTGGTCGCTATTTGGATTCTATTTTTGATATTTTCCTCAACTTCCTATTTCTCGCGGCGATTTGGTACGTCACAGATTCTTCTATTTGGATTACTTTATTGGCATTTATCAGCATCCAAGTTCAAGGAACTTTATACAATTATTACTACGTCATTCTGAGACATAATACAGAAGGCGGAGAGCGAACCAGTAAAATTATTGAAAATGAACGTCCTAAGGCCTTTCCAAGAGAAAACCAGAGCACAGTAGATTTCCTTTATGACACTTACAACATTCTTTATGGAGCGTTTGACAAACTAATTTTCAAACTCGATAAAAACGCAAGTGATGCACCAGCTTTCCCAAAATGGTTTATGTCGATGATTTCCATCTACGGACTTGGTTTCCAGCTTCTCCTTATTTCAGTCCTTCTTTCAATTGGGCTAATTAAATTTATCATCCCGTTTTTTATTGGCTACAATGTATTCCTTCTTGTGTTTATAGGAATAAGGAAATCATTTCTCAACTCAAAATAA
- a CDS encoding mechanosensitive ion channel family protein has protein sequence MEEWINYLDSIVEQQLRWDIYKTILIIIVLWGIKKVAFRIIGSKREETELKKFYHWRKTIQYTIVFLGFLLIGNIWISNFQSITTFLGLLSAGIAIALKDIFINIAGWLFILWRRPFDIGDRIQIGDFKGDVVDTRVFQFSILEVGNWVDAEQATGRIVHVPNGMVFSSPQANYSQGFDYIWNEQQINISLDSDYKKAKLILTEMLDEIFKKEYRGIQIALKRAQREHFISFSQYTPTVYAKIHERGIQLSLRYLCNPRKRRFFEHLITETIIDRFKDETAVKIVYPTTSVILEHAKKRED, from the coding sequence ATGGAAGAGTGGATTAATTACTTAGATAGCATTGTAGAGCAGCAATTGCGATGGGATATTTATAAGACAATCTTAATTATCATTGTCTTATGGGGGATAAAAAAAGTGGCTTTTAGAATCATTGGGTCAAAAAGAGAAGAGACAGAACTCAAAAAGTTCTATCACTGGAGAAAAACCATTCAATATACAATCGTATTCTTGGGCTTTTTATTGATTGGGAATATTTGGATCAGCAACTTTCAATCGATCACGACATTTCTAGGGTTATTATCTGCGGGGATCGCTATCGCTTTAAAAGACATTTTTATCAACATCGCTGGATGGCTGTTTATTCTTTGGCGCAGGCCCTTTGACATTGGAGATAGAATTCAGATTGGTGATTTTAAGGGAGATGTGGTTGATACGCGAGTTTTTCAATTTAGTATTTTGGAAGTAGGAAATTGGGTAGATGCGGAGCAAGCTACCGGTAGGATAGTACATGTTCCCAATGGGATGGTTTTTTCATCTCCTCAGGCCAATTACAGTCAAGGCTTCGATTATATCTGGAACGAGCAGCAAATCAATATCAGTTTGGATTCTGATTACAAAAAGGCAAAGTTGATTTTGACTGAGATGCTTGATGAAATCTTCAAGAAAGAATATCGTGGAATTCAAATCGCACTAAAAAGAGCACAGCGAGAGCATTTTATTTCCTTTAGCCAATATACCCCAACGGTATATGCCAAAATCCACGAAAGAGGAATACAGCTTTCACTTCGCTATTTGTGTAATCCTAGGAAGCGTAGATTTTTTGAACATCTGATAACCGAAACGATCATCGATCGATTCAAAGACGAAACAGCAGTCAAAATTGTATATCCAACCACGTCGGTGATTTTGGAGCATGCAAAGAAGCGAGAAGATTGA
- a CDS encoding DNA polymerase III subunit alpha: MFINCHSYYSFKYGTLSVEGLVSEAKSKKLDALALTDINSVSGVFPFIKEAQKNGIHPVIGIDFRNGVRQQYIGLAKNQEGFYELNLHLSQHRTKGMPFKEKAPSFQNSFIVYPFSEKVFTLRENEFIGVHPYQLNKIGKSSWFRQKEKLVLLQPATFSSKIEFNAHRLLRAIDGNTLLSKLDVEEQGNVCDMLYSYADMVGRCENHSYLLYNAQKLLEQCQFSFYFQAVKNKRDILGSDWEDYDYLRQETFKGAQSRYKDLNDKIKSRIEKELELIQQKGFVSYFLINYDIIKFAHSKNFYHVGRGSGANSIVAYCLYITDVDPVELDLYFERFINLYRENPPDFDLDFSWTDRDEVTQYIFDKYNKGTQEHVALLGSYSTFQANSMLRELGKVFGLPKTEIESLIYHAAKSDYIPDQYGKLIIKYSQVLHGMPSHLTIHACGVLISHKPIHYYTATEMPPKGFPLAHIDMHIAEDIGLHKFDILSQRGLGHIKSALEIIYQNQGVEVDIRQVEQFKKDPKIKNLLRTAHTIGAFYVESPAMRMLLAKMKADEYLELVAASSIIRPGVARSGMMREYILRHVNPKRREMAHPVMKEIMPETYGIMVYQEDVIKVAHYFAELSLSEADVLRRGMSGKSRSKDEFERVKDQFFSNCQRLGRDPKITKEVWHQIESFAGYSFAKGHSASFAVESYQSLYLKAYFPLEFMVGVINNFGGFYHTEFYIHELRMNGADIQAPDINESNYLTKIKGKTVYLGFVHLKYLEKNSIEKVLNERQENGFFLGLADFVARVGISLEQVLILIRIGCFRFTGKSKQALLWEAHFILNKRKTVNTANELFKQTGFRELEVPDLEDSDVRQEIVDQIEILEFPLDSPFHLVKDQTVSSIKARDMKQYLSKSVQIIGYLVTIKYTRTVKGDVMNFGTFVDREGDWIDTVHFPPVVKRHPFKGRGIYLIKGKVTQEFDFYTIEVESCERMAYWNAGE, translated from the coding sequence ATGTTCATCAACTGCCATTCATATTATAGCTTCAAATACGGCACCTTATCTGTTGAGGGACTTGTCAGCGAAGCCAAAAGTAAAAAACTAGATGCGCTAGCGCTGACTGATATCAATTCAGTCTCAGGTGTATTTCCCTTTATCAAGGAAGCACAAAAAAATGGAATTCATCCTGTAATCGGCATAGATTTTCGAAATGGAGTGAGGCAGCAATACATTGGTTTGGCCAAAAACCAAGAGGGATTTTACGAGCTCAACCTCCACCTCTCCCAACACCGAACCAAAGGAATGCCTTTCAAAGAAAAAGCCCCTTCATTTCAAAACAGCTTTATCGTTTACCCTTTTTCTGAGAAAGTTTTTACCCTGCGGGAAAATGAATTCATCGGCGTTCACCCTTATCAACTCAATAAAATCGGCAAATCAAGCTGGTTTCGTCAGAAAGAAAAATTAGTCTTACTCCAACCTGCCACTTTTAGCTCCAAGATCGAATTCAATGCCCACCGCCTCCTCCGAGCGATCGATGGCAATACGCTATTGAGTAAGCTAGATGTAGAAGAACAAGGAAATGTCTGCGACATGCTCTACAGCTACGCAGATATGGTTGGACGCTGCGAAAATCATAGCTACCTGCTCTACAATGCCCAAAAGCTACTGGAGCAATGTCAGTTTTCCTTCTACTTTCAAGCAGTAAAAAACAAAAGAGATATCCTTGGTTCAGACTGGGAAGACTACGATTACCTCAGGCAGGAAACTTTCAAAGGTGCTCAAAGTAGGTACAAAGATCTAAATGATAAAATTAAATCGAGGATAGAAAAGGAGCTGGAGCTGATTCAGCAAAAAGGCTTCGTCTCTTACTTCCTGATCAATTATGATATCATCAAATTTGCCCATAGCAAAAACTTCTACCATGTCGGCAGAGGTAGTGGAGCCAATAGCATCGTGGCGTATTGCCTCTATATCACTGATGTGGATCCTGTTGAACTAGACTTGTACTTTGAGAGGTTCATCAATCTTTACAGGGAAAATCCTCCCGACTTTGACTTAGACTTTAGCTGGACAGACCGGGATGAGGTGACGCAGTATATTTTTGACAAATACAATAAAGGAACGCAGGAACATGTCGCACTCTTGGGCTCTTATAGCACTTTCCAAGCCAACTCCATGCTTCGGGAACTCGGGAAAGTATTTGGTCTTCCAAAAACAGAAATCGAATCACTGATCTATCATGCCGCCAAGTCCGACTATATTCCCGATCAGTATGGAAAGCTAATTATCAAGTACAGTCAAGTTCTCCACGGCATGCCTTCACATCTGACCATCCATGCCTGTGGCGTCTTGATTTCCCATAAACCTATTCATTATTACACCGCAACAGAGATGCCACCTAAGGGATTTCCGCTTGCACACATCGACATGCATATTGCAGAGGATATTGGCTTACACAAATTTGATATTCTCTCACAAAGAGGATTGGGACATATCAAAAGTGCCTTGGAAATCATCTATCAAAATCAGGGTGTAGAAGTGGACATTCGCCAAGTAGAACAATTCAAAAAAGACCCTAAAATCAAAAATCTCCTTCGAACCGCCCATACCATTGGTGCATTTTATGTAGAGTCTCCAGCTATGCGGATGCTGTTAGCTAAGATGAAAGCAGATGAATACTTGGAGCTTGTTGCGGCCAGTTCTATCATCCGTCCCGGTGTAGCGCGATCAGGTATGATGCGGGAATATATCCTCCGCCACGTCAATCCAAAACGAAGGGAAATGGCACATCCAGTCATGAAAGAGATTATGCCCGAAACCTATGGCATCATGGTTTATCAAGAAGATGTGATCAAAGTAGCCCATTATTTCGCTGAGCTTAGTCTTTCAGAAGCGGATGTACTCCGTCGAGGGATGAGTGGAAAATCCCGATCGAAAGATGAATTTGAGAGAGTGAAGGATCAGTTTTTCAGCAATTGTCAAAGATTAGGAAGAGATCCGAAGATCACCAAAGAGGTCTGGCATCAAATAGAGAGTTTTGCGGGTTATTCATTTGCCAAAGGACACTCAGCCTCCTTTGCTGTGGAGAGTTATCAGAGCTTGTATTTGAAAGCTTACTTCCCCTTAGAATTTATGGTCGGGGTGATCAATAATTTTGGAGGGTTCTATCACACAGAATTCTACATCCACGAACTCCGCATGAACGGTGCTGACATCCAAGCTCCGGACATCAATGAAAGCAACTACCTAACCAAGATTAAGGGAAAAACGGTGTACTTGGGCTTTGTTCATCTGAAATATCTAGAGAAGAACAGTATCGAAAAAGTACTCAACGAAAGACAAGAAAATGGTTTCTTTTTAGGTTTAGCAGATTTTGTAGCTCGGGTGGGTATCAGCTTGGAGCAAGTGCTAATCTTAATTCGGATTGGGTGCTTTCGGTTTACCGGAAAGAGCAAGCAGGCTTTACTCTGGGAAGCGCATTTTATTCTCAATAAGCGTAAAACTGTAAATACAGCCAATGAACTCTTTAAGCAAACAGGCTTTCGGGAATTAGAAGTCCCCGACCTGGAAGATTCTGATGTAAGGCAAGAAATCGTAGATCAAATCGAAATCTTAGAATTCCCTCTGGACTCCCCCTTCCATCTCGTCAAAGATCAGACTGTCTCCAGCATCAAGGCTCGGGATATGAAACAGTATTTGAGTAAATCTGTGCAGATCATCGGCTATCTCGTCACGATCAAATACACCAGAACTGTAAAGGGCGACGTGATGAACTTCGGGACTTTTGTAGATCGAGAAGGAGATTGGATTGATACGGTACACTTCCCTCCTGTAGTCAAAAGACATCCATTCAAAGGCCGTGGCATCTACCTGATCAAAGGCAAAGTGACCCAAGAATTTGATTTTTACACCATCGAAGTAGAAAGCTGCGAAAGAATGGCGTATTGGAATGCGGGGGAGTGA
- a CDS encoding REP-associated tyrosine transposase: protein MSRKYKIRDQDKLYFVTFTIVEWIDLFTRRIYRDILLDSIRYCQKNKGLDLCAYCVMSSHAHLIIGRNGDQPIEGIVRDIKKFTSVKIIEEIQINSQESRKDFLLWHFGKAGRFNPNNQNFQVWQQHSHPIELNTNDKLTRCLNYIHQNPVEAGIVLSPEEYLYSSAANYAGLPDRLMDVILVE, encoded by the coding sequence ATGAGTAGAAAATATAAAATCCGAGATCAGGACAAGCTTTATTTTGTCACCTTTACCATCGTTGAATGGATTGACTTGTTTACCAGAAGGATTTATCGGGATATATTGTTAGACTCCATCAGATATTGTCAAAAAAACAAAGGATTGGATTTGTGTGCATATTGTGTCATGTCAAGCCATGCACATCTTATCATAGGAAGAAATGGAGATCAACCAATTGAAGGAATTGTCCGAGACATAAAGAAATTCACTTCTGTCAAGATAATAGAAGAGATACAGATCAATTCTCAAGAAAGCAGGAAAGATTTTTTACTCTGGCATTTTGGGAAAGCAGGAAGATTTAATCCCAATAACCAAAACTTCCAAGTTTGGCAGCAGCACAGCCATCCTATTGAGCTGAATACAAACGATAAATTGACAAGATGTTTAAATTACATCCATCAAAATCCTGTGGAAGCGGGAATCGTACTGTCTCCCGAAGAATATCTATACAGCAGTGCTGCCAATTATGCCGGGTTGCCGGATAGGCTAATGGATGTGATATTGGTGGAATAG